From Natronorubrum halophilum, a single genomic window includes:
- a CDS encoding GcvT family protein, with protein MSTGNTIPDTAGTVIVGAGCVGCSAAYHLTRLGREDVVVVDQGPLFETGGSTSHAPGLVFQTSSSKLMTRLAAYTRDLYSELGDFRTSGGIEVASTDDRWQYLKRKLEWGRAYGLEGGELLSPDAVADRVPQVNEETILGGYYQPTDGKAHAVDASATMAKRARDSGASFHGETTVTDLEVADGSIEAVVTDRGRIEADEVLVATNIWGPLFGDMVGVDVPLVPCAHQYLVTDELPELDGASREIEQPVLRHQDASLYFRQHGERYGIGSYNHEPLLVDPADIYGPEQLEDLGLEYPSLREFTAAHFHENTHPDHERTAAEAAGELVPSIRDAEFESGINGMFCFTPDGNPILGPTEEIDGLWWALAIWVTQSGGAGSVIAHWMEDGIPRLDGDRVDASGAHISRFQPHAGSREYTWGRGAQQYQEVYQLIHPREQPQGQRGLRRSPFYDRQAELGAEFYDSGGWEVPQWYASNETLLEEYDVPDRPDWLDLGWSKAQGVEHQAVRDRVAMVDMTTYTGIEVTGNGATDLLQGLLTNDVDVSLGRIRYAAMCNEDGGILADVTVARFADDRYVLFTGGGNSATLHSRWIRERAPDDGSVSITVHDSSRCGIGVFGPEARTVLEPLVEADLSNDAFPFYTARETSLGSIPVTMLRLSYAGELGWELYAPTEYGAQLWETIEDAGEEHGIVPMGWAALESTSLEKGFRLWGSDITPEYNPYEAGIGFAVDLETDFVGKEALMRARESGLEREIAPITLDEPGALVDCGHPVIDPDDGAVLGPVERAGYGYTIDSGIAYAYLPPAYAEAGRDVEIEYENERYPATVRDEPLFDPDREKMLR; from the coding sequence ATGAGTACAGGGAACACGATCCCCGACACCGCGGGAACCGTAATCGTCGGTGCCGGCTGCGTCGGTTGCAGCGCAGCCTACCACCTGACTCGCCTCGGACGCGAAGACGTCGTCGTGGTCGATCAGGGTCCGCTGTTCGAGACCGGCGGCTCCACCTCGCACGCGCCCGGACTGGTCTTTCAGACCTCGAGTTCCAAGCTCATGACGCGACTCGCCGCCTACACGCGTGATCTCTACTCGGAACTCGGCGACTTTCGCACGAGCGGCGGTATCGAGGTCGCCTCCACCGACGACCGGTGGCAGTACCTGAAACGGAAGCTCGAGTGGGGCCGCGCCTACGGACTCGAGGGCGGCGAACTCCTCTCGCCCGATGCGGTTGCCGACCGCGTCCCGCAGGTGAACGAGGAGACCATCCTGGGCGGCTACTACCAGCCGACGGACGGCAAAGCCCACGCCGTCGACGCCTCGGCGACGATGGCGAAACGAGCCCGAGATTCGGGAGCGAGTTTCCACGGCGAGACCACGGTGACCGACCTCGAGGTCGCCGACGGGAGTATCGAGGCCGTCGTCACCGATCGAGGTCGCATCGAGGCCGACGAGGTGCTCGTCGCGACCAACATCTGGGGACCGCTGTTCGGCGACATGGTCGGCGTCGACGTTCCGCTGGTTCCCTGCGCCCACCAGTACCTCGTCACCGACGAATTACCCGAACTCGACGGCGCGAGTCGGGAGATCGAACAGCCCGTATTGCGCCACCAGGACGCCTCGCTGTACTTCCGCCAACACGGCGAGCGCTACGGCATCGGCTCGTACAATCACGAGCCGCTGCTCGTCGATCCGGCGGACATCTACGGGCCGGAGCAACTCGAGGATCTCGGCCTCGAGTACCCGTCGCTGCGCGAGTTCACGGCAGCGCACTTCCACGAGAACACGCACCCCGACCACGAGAGGACGGCCGCCGAAGCGGCCGGCGAACTCGTCCCGTCGATCCGGGACGCCGAGTTCGAATCGGGGATCAACGGCATGTTCTGTTTCACGCCCGACGGCAACCCGATTCTCGGACCGACGGAGGAGATCGACGGCCTCTGGTGGGCGCTCGCGATCTGGGTGACTCAGTCGGGCGGCGCGGGGAGCGTGATCGCCCACTGGATGGAAGACGGAATTCCCCGTCTCGACGGGGACCGCGTGGACGCCTCGGGAGCGCACATCTCTCGGTTCCAGCCCCACGCGGGCTCGCGCGAGTACACCTGGGGACGCGGCGCTCAGCAATATCAGGAGGTCTACCAGTTGATCCACCCCCGCGAGCAGCCCCAGGGGCAGCGCGGACTCCGGCGGAGCCCGTTCTACGACCGGCAGGCGGAACTCGGTGCGGAGTTCTACGATTCGGGCGGCTGGGAAGTACCCCAGTGGTACGCGTCGAACGAGACGTTGCTCGAGGAGTACGACGTCCCCGACAGGCCGGACTGGCTCGACCTCGGCTGGTCGAAAGCGCAGGGCGTCGAGCACCAGGCCGTCCGCGACCGGGTCGCGATGGTCGACATGACCACCTACACCGGGATCGAGGTGACCGGCAACGGCGCGACCGACCTCCTCCAGGGGCTCCTGACGAACGACGTCGACGTTTCGCTGGGTCGGATCCGCTACGCGGCGATGTGCAACGAGGACGGCGGGATCCTCGCGGACGTGACGGTCGCCAGGTTCGCGGACGACCGATACGTGCTGTTCACCGGCGGCGGGAACTCCGCGACGCTGCACTCGCGGTGGATCCGCGAGCGCGCCCCGGACGACGGCTCCGTCTCGATCACGGTCCACGACTCGAGTCGCTGTGGCATCGGCGTCTTCGGCCCCGAAGCGCGAACCGTCCTCGAGCCGCTGGTGGAGGCGGACCTCTCGAACGACGCGTTCCCGTTCTACACCGCCCGAGAGACGTCCCTCGGGAGCATCCCCGTGACGATGCTCCGGCTCTCCTACGCCGGCGAACTGGGCTGGGAGCTGTACGCCCCCACGGAGTACGGCGCGCAGTTGTGGGAGACGATCGAGGACGCCGGCGAGGAACACGGCATCGTCCCGATGGGCTGGGCCGCCCTCGAGTCGACGAGCCTCGAGAAGGGGTTCCGGCTGTGGGGGTCCGACATCACCCCCGAGTACAACCCGTACGAGGCGGGGATCGGCTTCGCGGTCGACCTCGAGACCGACTTCGTCGGGAAAGAGGCGCTGATGCGGGCGCGCGAGTCGGGGCTCGAGCGCGAGATCGCGCCGATCACGCTCGACGAACCGGGTGCGCTCGTCGACTGCGGCCACCCCGTGATCGACCCGGACGACGGCGCGGTCCTCGGTCCCGTAGAGCGGGCGGGCTACGGCTACACGATCGATTCGGGGATCGCGTACGCTTACCTCCCGCCGGCGTACGCGGAGGCGGGTCGCGACGTCGAGATCGAGTACGAGAACGAGCGCTATCCGGCGACCGTCCGGGACGAACCGCTGTTCGATCCGGATCGCGAGAAGATGCTCCGGTGA
- the dpsA gene encoding DNA starvation/stationary phase protection protein DpsA, whose product MTSTPHLRRPDPSHVRQEWETVDDSALRLERDVAEQLVTALNSEVSGLYILFNQVRKHYWLVEGAESGPLGDFLEDAADRLTEMTDDIAIRITALGGVPACGPMGIRQHAPIFIEDAHHYDVRSSLERDLDGYATLAVQWRDHIELADRFGDVATSELLRRHLKTLEEDAHVLDRYLADDTLALRDATR is encoded by the coding sequence ATGACGAGTACACCACACCTCAGACGACCCGACCCGTCTCACGTCCGTCAGGAGTGGGAGACGGTCGACGATAGTGCGCTCCGTCTCGAACGGGACGTGGCTGAACAGCTGGTCACAGCCTTGAACAGCGAAGTATCGGGGCTGTATATCCTCTTCAATCAGGTGCGCAAGCATTACTGGCTCGTCGAGGGGGCCGAGTCGGGGCCACTCGGTGACTTCCTCGAGGATGCTGCCGACCGGCTCACGGAGATGACCGACGACATCGCTATTCGGATCACCGCGCTCGGCGGTGTGCCGGCCTGTGGGCCGATGGGCATCCGCCAACACGCGCCAATATTCATCGAAGACGCCCATCACTACGATGTCCGCTCGTCGCTCGAGCGTGACCTCGACGGGTACGCAACGCTCGCGGTGCAGTGGCGCGACCATATCGAACTGGCGGACCGGTTCGGCGATGTGGCGACGAGCGAACTCCTGCGCCGCCATCTGAAGACGCTCGAGGAGGACGCACACGTCCTCGATCGATACCTTGCAGACGATACGCTCGCGCTGCGCGACGCGACCAGGTGA
- the dpsA gene encoding DNA starvation/stationary phase protection protein DpsA gives MAQKQGRLVREPDTGERRQEWGTIAENALRVDRADAEVIIDALSVDHAGSFNLFYLLRKHYWTAAGAEHEEVANFLEDAYKRVREVTDDLAIRIVELGGVPPNTPPTIQERAEVHLEAEDLYDLRTSLDGDLEGYATLIVSMREHIALAEKRGDPGTAELLRDHLEDLEADAHVIEQLLEDDTLVRAAVLEER, from the coding sequence ATGGCACAAAAACAAGGCAGGCTCGTTCGGGAGCCCGATACGGGCGAGCGCCGTCAAGAGTGGGGCACCATCGCGGAGAACGCACTCCGGGTCGACCGCGCCGACGCTGAAGTAATCATTGACGCCCTGAGCGTCGACCACGCGGGATCGTTCAACCTGTTCTACCTGCTTCGCAAGCATTACTGGACCGCTGCAGGTGCCGAACACGAGGAGGTCGCTAACTTCCTCGAGGATGCCTACAAACGCGTGCGCGAGGTTACCGACGACCTCGCGATTCGAATCGTCGAACTCGGAGGGGTCCCGCCAAATACGCCGCCGACGATTCAGGAACGGGCCGAAGTTCATCTCGAGGCCGAGGATCTATACGATCTTCGTACCTCCCTGGACGGTGATCTCGAGGGGTATGCGACCCTGATCGTCAGTATGCGGGAACACATCGCTCTCGCAGAAAAGAGGGGCGATCCGGGCACGGCCGAACTGCTCCGTGACCACCTCGAAGACCTCGAAGCGGACGCCCACGTCATCGAGCAGTTACTCGAAGACGATACGCTCGTTCGCGCGGCGGTGTTGGAGGAACGATGA
- the dpsA gene encoding DNA starvation/stationary phase protection protein DpsA, translating into MSTQETTVRQQAGTVDENALRLDQDKAGQIVETLNSELANSYVLYHQLKKHHWVVEGAEFLSLHEFLEEAYEHVEEGADEIAERAQALGGVPVSGPSNLEERATVEFEGEDVYDARTMFENDLETYGEIIESMRGSIDLAENLGDPATGEILREILVDLEEDAHHFEHYLEDDTLVLEDATH; encoded by the coding sequence ATGAGTACTCAAGAGACGACCGTCCGTCAACAGGCCGGCACCGTCGACGAAAACGCGCTCCGGCTCGATCAGGACAAAGCCGGACAGATCGTCGAGACACTGAACTCCGAACTGGCGAACTCGTACGTCCTCTACCACCAGCTCAAAAAGCACCACTGGGTCGTCGAGGGCGCCGAGTTCCTATCGCTGCACGAGTTCCTCGAGGAGGCCTACGAGCACGTCGAAGAGGGTGCCGACGAGATCGCCGAGCGCGCGCAGGCGCTGGGCGGCGTCCCCGTCTCGGGTCCGTCGAACCTCGAGGAGCGCGCGACCGTCGAGTTCGAGGGCGAAGACGTCTACGACGCCCGCACCATGTTCGAGAACGACCTCGAGACGTACGGCGAGATCATCGAGTCGATGCGCGGCAGCATCGACCTCGCCGAGAACCTCGGTGACCCCGCGACCGGCGAGATACTGCGCGAGATCCTCGTCGACCTCGAAGAAGACGCTCACCACTTCGAACACTACCTCGAAGACGACACGCTCGTCCTCGAGGATGCCACTCACTGA
- a CDS encoding DUF6653 family protein codes for MVFTAINPLLFSPSESNDAWMTRVVLAEEWWTEEQEQRVLGLSYPNVLNLINIPVTGYAFVSAYRKKPIRATLSGVASMVLKFWYVGSLVRRHDAEMSE; via the coding sequence ATGGTATTCACAGCCATCAACCCGTTGCTGTTCTCACCATCAGAGAGCAACGATGCGTGGATGACTCGAGTAGTGCTTGCCGAAGAATGGTGGACAGAAGAGCAAGAACAGCGTGTTCTCGGATTATCGTATCCGAACGTTCTCAACTTGATCAACATCCCTGTAACGGGATACGCATTCGTCTCCGCCTATCGGAAAAAGCCGATTCGAGCAACGCTGAGCGGGGTAGCTTCTATGGTACTGAAATTCTGGTATGTCGGGAGTCTCGTCCGCCGACACGACGCAGAAATGTCAGAATGA
- the solA gene encoding N-methyl-L-tryptophan oxidase produces MGTPDDQYDVIVIGVGGMGSATTAHLARRGLDVLGLERYDIPHTSGSSHGITRIIRRAYYEHPSYIPLVERAYELWDDLAERTGRDVIHRTGSIDAGAEDDIVFGGSLESCERYDIPHEVLTSREVTERFPGYQLPEDHLAVYQPDGGFVVPEQAIVAHVEQAQAAGGEIRARERVDGWTDTADGGVRVETDRGTYEAAKLVLAAGAWNAKFADALEGLAVPERQVLAWFQPETPSRFEPDQFPVWNLSVPEGRFYGLPIYDVPGMKLGRYHHRDERVDPDDYETDPQPEDERILREFAENYFPEGAGPTMRLATCMFTNSPDEHFILDTLPDYPQVVVGAGFSGHGFKFASAIGEVLADLATERETEHSIEMFSLERFDE; encoded by the coding sequence ATGGGAACACCTGACGATCAATACGACGTGATCGTGATCGGCGTCGGTGGGATGGGAAGCGCGACGACCGCCCATCTGGCTCGACGCGGACTCGACGTGCTGGGGCTCGAGCGGTACGATATTCCCCACACGAGCGGTTCGTCCCACGGCATCACGCGGATCATTCGACGTGCTTACTACGAACACCCCTCCTACATTCCGCTCGTCGAACGAGCCTACGAACTCTGGGACGACCTCGCCGAACGAACGGGACGAGACGTTATCCACCGAACGGGATCGATCGACGCCGGGGCCGAGGACGACATCGTCTTCGGGGGCTCGCTCGAATCGTGCGAGCGGTACGATATCCCGCACGAAGTGCTCACGAGCCGCGAGGTGACCGAACGCTTTCCGGGCTATCAGTTACCCGAGGACCACCTGGCGGTCTATCAGCCCGACGGCGGGTTCGTCGTCCCGGAACAGGCGATCGTCGCACACGTCGAGCAAGCGCAGGCAGCCGGCGGCGAGATCCGCGCCCGCGAACGGGTCGACGGGTGGACGGACACGGCTGACGGCGGCGTCCGCGTCGAGACGGATAGGGGAACCTACGAAGCCGCAAAGCTCGTGCTCGCCGCCGGCGCGTGGAACGCCAAATTCGCGGACGCGCTCGAGGGGCTCGCCGTCCCCGAGCGCCAGGTGCTCGCGTGGTTCCAGCCGGAGACGCCGTCGCGGTTCGAACCGGATCAGTTCCCGGTGTGGAACCTGAGCGTTCCCGAGGGCCGGTTCTACGGGCTGCCGATCTACGACGTACCGGGGATGAAACTCGGCCGCTACCACCACCGCGACGAGCGGGTCGATCCCGACGACTACGAGACCGACCCCCAGCCCGAGGACGAGCGCATCCTCCGGGAGTTCGCCGAGAACTACTTCCCCGAGGGCGCCGGGCCGACGATGCGCCTCGCCACCTGCATGTTCACGAACTCGCCGGACGAACACTTCATACTCGATACGCTTCCCGACTACCCGCAAGTGGTCGTCGGCGCCGGCTTCTCCGGGCACGGGTTCAAGTTCGCCAGCGCGATCGGTGAAGTGCTCGCGGACCTCGCGACGGAGAGAGAGACCGAGCATTCCATCGAGATGTTCTCGCTCGAGCGCTTCGACGAGTAG
- a CDS encoding aromatic ring-hydroxylating oxygenase subunit alpha: MTRWNNGLDEVERVSEDITDETNALPAQYFTDREVHEMEKEKVFGRYWIYAGHANCVPEPGDHFTRTIGDSELIVVRDHEGEVRAYYNVCAHRGSAMVEETPMTDPGNARRIRCPYHLWTYDLDGSLTNTPKSFEDARLNPDLEDGEVAELDADRNALLEVRSDRIGPFVFVNLHDDPPLSLEEQAGAMKDELEALPLGEYQLARRYVSEVECNWKVFGGNYSECDHCQANHQEWVEGLELMDSELEVDDYHWVLHYKHKEDVDDEVRIHDEHEAKFYYFWPNFTVNMYGTANGYGTYIIDPIDENRFQLVADYYFQDSELSDEEAEFVRTSRQLQEEDFELVERQQRGLESGAIAQAQLGPNEHTVHRLHLLAQEAYEA; this comes from the coding sequence ATGACCAGGTGGAACAACGGTCTCGACGAAGTCGAACGCGTCAGCGAAGATATCACCGACGAGACGAACGCACTCCCGGCGCAGTACTTCACCGATCGCGAGGTCCATGAGATGGAAAAAGAGAAGGTGTTCGGACGGTACTGGATCTACGCTGGTCACGCGAACTGCGTGCCCGAACCGGGCGACCACTTCACCCGAACCATCGGCGACAGCGAACTCATCGTCGTTCGCGACCACGAGGGCGAGGTTCGGGCGTACTACAACGTCTGCGCCCACCGCGGCTCCGCGATGGTCGAGGAGACGCCGATGACCGACCCCGGCAACGCGCGACGCATCCGCTGTCCTTACCACCTCTGGACGTACGACCTCGACGGATCGCTCACGAATACGCCCAAGAGCTTCGAAGACGCCCGGTTGAACCCGGATCTCGAGGACGGGGAGGTCGCCGAACTCGATGCCGATCGAAACGCCCTTCTGGAAGTTCGCTCCGACCGAATCGGCCCGTTCGTCTTCGTCAATCTCCACGATGATCCGCCGCTGTCGCTCGAGGAACAGGCCGGAGCGATGAAAGACGAACTCGAGGCGCTTCCGCTGGGCGAGTACCAACTCGCGAGGCGATACGTCTCCGAGGTCGAGTGTAACTGGAAGGTCTTCGGCGGGAACTACTCGGAGTGCGATCACTGTCAAGCGAACCACCAGGAGTGGGTCGAGGGCCTCGAACTGATGGATTCGGAACTCGAGGTCGACGACTACCACTGGGTGCTCCACTACAAACACAAAGAGGACGTCGACGACGAGGTGCGCATCCACGACGAGCACGAGGCGAAGTTCTACTACTTCTGGCCAAACTTCACCGTCAATATGTACGGCACCGCCAACGGGTACGGCACCTACATCATCGACCCGATCGACGAAAACCGGTTCCAGCTCGTCGCCGACTACTACTTCCAGGATTCGGAGCTGAGCGACGAGGAGGCGGAGTTCGTCCGAACGAGCCGACAGCTCCAGGAAGAAGACTTCGAACTGGTCGAACGACAGCAACGCGGACTCGAGTCGGGCGCCATCGCACAGGCACAGCTCGGGCCGAACGAACACACCGTCCACAGGCTGCACTTGCTCGCACAGGAGGCCTACGAGGCGTGA
- a CDS encoding helix-turn-helix domain-containing protein produces MSLISDISIDHPDLALAPTIREYPDARIEVVSHSTTDPETGRFFFVVSGVDETFDRALEQDHTVAWWTLVDESGSNRIYQLRHTERTKLISTKTIELNGILLECVSNSRGWDVRLHLPDRNALADLCAYCEREGYAFELHRMFRQDEWTRGVAAELTDEQYDAIMAAYEEGYFEEPREISLEDLAARLDISPTAAGGRIRRGTEQLIRATLAREHQ; encoded by the coding sequence GTGAGCCTCATTTCGGATATCAGTATCGATCATCCGGATCTCGCGTTGGCGCCGACGATTCGCGAGTATCCGGACGCACGAATCGAAGTCGTGAGCCATTCGACGACGGACCCTGAGACGGGGCGGTTCTTTTTCGTCGTCAGCGGCGTCGACGAAACGTTCGATCGGGCGCTCGAGCAGGACCACACGGTCGCGTGGTGGACGCTCGTCGACGAGTCCGGTTCGAATCGGATCTATCAACTGCGCCACACCGAGCGGACGAAGCTGATTTCGACCAAGACGATCGAACTCAACGGCATTCTCCTCGAGTGCGTGAGCAACAGCCGCGGGTGGGACGTCCGGCTTCACTTGCCGGATCGGAACGCGCTGGCCGACCTCTGTGCGTACTGCGAGCGGGAAGGATACGCGTTCGAGCTTCATCGCATGTTTCGACAGGACGAGTGGACGAGGGGCGTCGCCGCGGAACTCACCGACGAACAGTACGACGCGATCATGGCGGCGTACGAGGAGGGATACTTCGAGGAGCCGCGCGAGATATCGCTCGAGGACCTCGCCGCCCGGCTCGATATCTCGCCTACCGCCGCCGGCGGTCGAATCCGTCGCGGCACCGAACAACTGATTCGGGCGACGCTCGCTCGAGAACACCAGTGA
- a CDS encoding alpha/beta fold hydrolase codes for METVTSADGTPVAFERTGSGPPLVLVHGMASNHARWELFDVRPRLAEHTTVYAMDRRGHGESGDIEEYALEREFEDVAAVVNAIDEPVHLFGHSHGGLCVLEAALRTDNLRSLIIYEPAGPWEEEHLYSEEMNEELEALVANGENEQALLLFLREVVNLPESRINDLRAAPNWAARVEEAPTLPREYRAPVSYAFEPERFVDMTTPTLLLVGGESPQWSKDVAEQFHETLPNSRISVLEGQGHVAMNTAPNRFVEEVFAFVQEFR; via the coding sequence ATGGAAACAGTCACCTCAGCAGATGGAACACCGGTTGCCTTTGAACGAACGGGAAGCGGGCCTCCCCTGGTATTGGTGCATGGGATGGCCAGCAATCACGCACGATGGGAACTGTTTGATGTCCGGCCTAGGCTCGCAGAACACACAACCGTCTATGCCATGGATCGCCGTGGACACGGCGAGAGTGGCGACATCGAAGAGTACGCGCTTGAACGAGAGTTCGAGGACGTAGCCGCAGTTGTGAACGCTATCGACGAGCCAGTACACCTCTTCGGGCATTCTCACGGCGGGCTCTGCGTGCTGGAGGCGGCCCTGAGAACCGACAATTTGCGTAGTCTCATCATATACGAACCTGCCGGGCCCTGGGAAGAAGAACATCTCTACTCCGAGGAGATGAATGAAGAGTTGGAGGCGCTGGTAGCGAACGGCGAGAACGAACAGGCACTCCTACTGTTTCTGCGTGAGGTCGTCAATCTGCCGGAGTCACGGATCAATGACCTCAGGGCAGCGCCGAACTGGGCAGCCCGGGTGGAGGAGGCCCCTACATTGCCCCGAGAATACCGGGCACCCGTATCCTACGCGTTCGAGCCTGAACGGTTTGTAGACATGACCACACCGACGTTATTGTTAGTCGGTGGTGAGAGCCCACAATGGAGTAAAGACGTGGCAGAACAGTTTCACGAAACGCTCCCGAATAGCCGAATTTCGGTGCTAGAGGGACAGGGACACGTGGCTATGAATACTGCGCCAAACCGCTTCGTCGAGGAGGTGTTTGCGTTCGTACAGGAGTTCCGGTAA
- a CDS encoding alpha/beta fold hydrolase, with product METVTSADGTSIAFERSGSGPPFVLVHGTTADHTRWEPVLSAFEEYFTVYALDRRGRGESGDAAKYDLKREFEDVAAVVDSIDETVVLLGHSYGALCSLEASLRTDNLRALVLYEPPIPVGGHEISQEDELAEMASLLDGGEDEQALVLFLNEIADIPSAQIDALRAAPNWQDRVDAAHTASRETRAPDNYHFDPARFEQMTAPTLLLMGGESPRWFKDAVEMVADALSDSRIVVLEGQEHVAMNTAPDLFVAAVLSFIDDLNPHAD from the coding sequence ATGGAAACAGTCACGTCAGCGGATGGCACATCGATCGCGTTCGAACGATCGGGAAGTGGGCCTCCGTTCGTGCTCGTCCACGGAACGACCGCGGACCACACCCGATGGGAACCAGTTCTTTCCGCTTTTGAAGAATACTTCACCGTCTACGCACTCGACCGGCGTGGCCGCGGTGAGAGCGGTGACGCCGCGAAGTACGACCTGAAACGCGAGTTCGAAGACGTAGCTGCAGTCGTCGATTCGATCGACGAAACCGTCGTCCTGCTTGGGCACTCCTACGGGGCGCTCTGTTCCCTAGAGGCGTCCCTGCGGACTGACAACCTTCGGGCGCTCGTCCTGTACGAGCCACCGATTCCGGTCGGCGGCCACGAGATCTCCCAGGAAGACGAACTCGCGGAGATGGCGTCGTTGCTTGACGGGGGCGAAGACGAACAGGCACTCGTCCTCTTCTTGAACGAAATCGCTGACATCCCATCGGCACAGATCGACGCGCTTCGGGCGGCGCCGAATTGGCAAGACCGTGTAGACGCCGCCCACACCGCGTCTCGCGAGACGCGGGCGCCCGACAATTATCACTTCGATCCCGCCCGGTTCGAGCAGATGACGGCGCCGACGCTGTTGCTGATGGGTGGAGAGAGCCCACGCTGGTTCAAGGACGCGGTAGAGATGGTCGCCGACGCACTCTCGGACAGCCGAATCGTCGTCCTGGAGGGCCAGGAACACGTCGCCATGAACACCGCGCCTGACCTCTTCGTTGCCGCAGTGCTATCGTTCATCGACGACTTGAACCCTCACGCAGATTAG
- a CDS encoding DUF2270 domain-containing protein, which produces MDDTSDRLETQDEEVAADAGTDPETFLSLLPHFYRGSVSQAVSAQDRLDRTTDWAITLIAALLSVVFASEDMPAYLLLIGLILLAMFLFFEVRRYRFYDVWRSRVRFVQENTFANAFDPAGVEHHPNWREEIADDLRQPTFKVSYLEALSRRVRRVYALLFIVVGVAWVSKITLFTPEAQWTEAAELPGIPGLAVAIVIALFYIAVLLVAFWPRKREAKGEIHDVEPGHWKETDDERQ; this is translated from the coding sequence ATGGACGATACATCTGATCGCCTCGAGACGCAAGACGAGGAGGTTGCGGCCGATGCCGGCACTGATCCGGAAACGTTCCTCTCGCTCCTCCCGCATTTTTATCGAGGCAGTGTGAGTCAGGCGGTAAGCGCACAGGATCGCCTCGACCGAACAACCGACTGGGCGATCACCCTTATCGCCGCCTTGCTCTCGGTCGTGTTCGCAAGTGAGGACATGCCAGCGTACCTCCTGCTAATCGGGCTGATACTGCTGGCTATGTTCCTCTTTTTCGAAGTCCGACGCTATCGATTCTATGACGTGTGGCGGTCTCGAGTCCGGTTCGTCCAGGAGAACACCTTCGCAAACGCCTTCGATCCCGCGGGCGTCGAACACCATCCGAACTGGAGAGAAGAGATCGCCGACGACCTCCGTCAACCGACGTTCAAGGTTTCGTACCTCGAAGCCCTGTCTCGTCGGGTCCGTCGGGTGTACGCGTTACTCTTTATCGTCGTCGGGGTCGCCTGGGTCTCCAAGATCACTCTCTTTACCCCCGAAGCACAGTGGACTGAAGCCGCGGAGCTCCCGGGAATCCCTGGCCTGGCCGTCGCAATAGTGATAGCTTTGTTTTATATCGCAGTCCTTTTAGTTGCGTTCTGGCCTCGCAAACGCGAGGCGAAGGGAGAGATCCACGACGTGGAGCCTGGCCATTGGAAAGAAACGGACGATGAACGTCAGTAA
- a CDS encoding ABC transporter ATP-binding protein yields MAMSEISSDEQESSEKITVRSLSKAYESTQALEDVSFSVVEGEFCCVVGPSGCGKTTLLRAIAGLDDPDSGSVLVGGEPVTDPGLDRGMVFQEYALFPWRTVRGNIRFGLDRPACECADCEARVRELIDLVGLDGFEDAYPKELSGGMKQRVGIARALAVDPEILLMDEPFGSVDARTRDRLHAELLDIWTQTGQTVVFVTHDIDEAVTLADRVVIMDSDPGTVRTTVSIDLERPRERTDHDFVDYVARIRNSFSRLY; encoded by the coding sequence GTGGCGATGAGTGAAATATCGTCCGACGAACAGGAGTCCAGCGAGAAGATAACGGTTCGAAGCCTCAGCAAGGCGTACGAATCGACGCAAGCGCTCGAAGACGTCTCCTTTTCGGTTGTAGAGGGCGAGTTCTGCTGTGTCGTCGGTCCGTCCGGCTGTGGGAAGACCACTCTGTTGCGGGCGATCGCCGGTCTCGACGATCCGGACAGTGGCTCGGTTCTCGTTGGCGGGGAGCCGGTCACCGATCCAGGTCTGGATCGAGGAATGGTCTTCCAGGAGTACGCACTGTTCCCCTGGCGAACCGTCCGCGGAAATATTCGATTCGGGCTTGACCGTCCCGCATGTGAGTGCGCGGACTGCGAGGCACGGGTCCGAGAGTTGATCGACCTCGTCGGGCTCGATGGCTTCGAGGACGCCTATCCGAAGGAACTGTCGGGAGGGATGAAACAGCGTGTCGGGATCGCTCGCGCCCTCGCCGTCGATCCAGAGATCCTGTTGATGGACGAACCGTTCGGCAGTGTCGATGCTCGGACGCGCGACCGCCTGCACGCCGAACTACTCGATATCTGGACACAGACCGGTCAGACCGTCGTGTTCGTCACGCATGACATCGACGAAGCGGTGACGCTGGCTGATCGCGTGGTCATCATGGATTCCGACCCTGGAACCGTTCGGACGACCGTCTCTATCGACTTAGAGCGCCCGCGCGAACGGACAGATCACGACTTCGTCGATTACGTCGCAAGAATCAGAAATAGTTTCAGCCGGCTCTATTAA